In a genomic window of Spirosoma agri:
- a CDS encoding Fpg/Nei family DNA glycosylase, whose product MPELPEVEIRRQYLEASSLHQSISTIEVEDKKLLTTDYSVLQKKLEGCQFIGTQRVGKNLFVLTNDPEKIVHMHFGMTGDLEYYHNSIDRPRFARIVFEFTNGYNLGFLCPRKFERVGLIDNIDAFLQRKKIGKDGLAISLDELASSIRRKKALIKPVLLDQHVVAGLGNWIVDEVLFQAYVHPEQRADTLTDRQLKQIHTAIYLVLETAIRYEATYRDFPSSFLIHVREWDNSPYDDVEAHKFCPRCKTRIERSTVGGRTTFFCPNEQKLA is encoded by the coding sequence ATGCCTGAACTACCTGAAGTCGAAATTCGACGTCAATACTTAGAAGCATCTTCGCTTCACCAGTCGATTAGTACCATCGAAGTAGAGGACAAGAAGCTACTGACAACCGATTACAGCGTGCTGCAGAAAAAGCTGGAAGGATGTCAATTTATCGGCACGCAACGTGTGGGCAAGAACTTGTTTGTGCTCACAAATGATCCAGAAAAGATCGTTCACATGCATTTTGGCATGACCGGTGATTTAGAATATTACCACAATTCAATTGATCGACCCCGTTTTGCGCGAATTGTGTTTGAATTCACAAATGGGTACAATCTTGGTTTTCTCTGCCCACGTAAGTTTGAGCGTGTCGGGCTGATCGATAATATTGACGCGTTCCTGCAACGAAAAAAAATTGGTAAAGATGGATTGGCTATTTCGCTGGACGAACTCGCTTCGAGCATCCGACGTAAAAAAGCGTTGATCAAACCAGTCTTGCTCGATCAGCATGTTGTGGCTGGATTGGGTAACTGGATTGTCGATGAGGTCTTGTTTCAGGCGTATGTTCATCCTGAGCAACGAGCCGACACGCTAACTGATCGTCAGCTAAAGCAAATTCATACGGCGATTTATCTGGTTTTAGAAACCGCTATCCGCTACGAAGCTACGTATCGCGATTTCCCGTCTAGCTTCCTCATCCACGTGCGTGAGTGGGATAACTCTCCTTATGATGACGTCGAAGCCCATAAATTTTGCCCGCGTTGCAAAACAAGGATCGAACGGTCAACCGTTGGTGGACGGACTACCTTCTTTTGTCCGAATGAGCAAAAACTTGCTTAA
- a CDS encoding DNA polymerase Y family protein, producing the protein MNRNRLAQHIQPTVLFVDMNSFFASCEQQENYWLRGRPVGVCVYTGRHGCVISPSIEAKQRGVKTGMRLDQAITLCPELVPIETHPNRYREFHARIITVLRSFSDDVVPKSIDEAIIDLTNYQLIYKDMVQVARTIKLAIREKVGDYLLCSIGIAPNAFLAKLASDIQKPDGLTIITPDTIDTILQTLSLTDLPGIGQRMAARLEAGGIHTPIDLRYASPQHLKAVCKSIIGWHWHIRLNFGGEVDMATNESNKSMSALRTLSAEQRATPERLDELLQSLCLTLERRMVKQGVFCQDMSFSCRYHTGKTFNYEVHFLEPKQDGIELYQVILARLNTFRAAHHCEPVLNEHLRTMCVAVFRFIPTEVVPLSLFTDNTRKDKFRQTLYELKTKFGADKIGRATELRDNPVYRDVIGFGNIKDL; encoded by the coding sequence ATGAATCGCAACCGACTTGCCCAGCATATCCAGCCTACGGTGCTGTTTGTGGACATGAACAGCTTTTTTGCTTCCTGCGAACAACAGGAGAATTACTGGTTGCGTGGACGTCCTGTGGGCGTATGCGTCTACACGGGTCGGCATGGTTGCGTAATCTCTCCTTCGATAGAAGCCAAGCAGCGAGGTGTGAAAACGGGAATGCGTCTGGATCAGGCGATTACACTGTGCCCTGAGTTAGTGCCAATAGAAACACATCCAAATCGATATCGGGAATTCCACGCCAGGATTATTACCGTTTTGCGTTCATTTTCTGACGACGTTGTTCCAAAAAGTATTGACGAAGCGATCATTGATCTGACGAATTATCAACTGATTTACAAGGATATGGTACAAGTTGCCCGAACGATCAAGCTGGCCATTCGTGAGAAAGTTGGCGATTATTTGTTGTGTTCCATAGGTATTGCTCCCAACGCCTTCCTGGCTAAGCTAGCGTCGGATATCCAAAAACCAGATGGTCTTACCATCATCACACCTGATACGATTGACACTATTTTACAGACATTATCCCTTACTGATTTACCTGGTATCGGGCAACGTATGGCAGCCCGCCTGGAAGCGGGCGGGATACACACGCCCATCGACTTACGGTACGCATCACCCCAGCACCTGAAAGCCGTTTGTAAAAGTATAATTGGCTGGCATTGGCACATCCGTCTGAACTTTGGTGGCGAAGTTGACATGGCAACGAATGAGAGTAATAAGAGCATGTCAGCGCTGCGCACCCTATCGGCTGAACAGCGAGCAACCCCGGAACGGCTGGATGAACTCTTGCAGTCACTTTGTCTGACGCTTGAACGTCGTATGGTAAAACAAGGCGTTTTTTGCCAGGATATGTCCTTTTCGTGCCGATACCATACGGGTAAGACGTTCAACTATGAGGTACACTTCTTAGAACCCAAACAGGATGGCATCGAGCTTTATCAGGTTATTTTGGCGCGGCTCAATACCTTTCGGGCAGCGCACCACTGCGAACCTGTTTTGAACGAACACCTCCGAACGATGTGTGTCGCCGTTTTTCGATTCATACCAACTGAAGTTGTCCCTTTGAGTCTATTTACCGACAACACCCGCAAGGACAAATTTCGACAAACGCTGTACGAGTTAAAGACAAAATTTGGTGCTGATAAGATCGGTCGCGCAACCGAGCTCCGCGATAACCCCGTTTACCGCGATGTTATCGGCTTTGGCAACATAAAAGACTTATAA